The Litoribrevibacter albus genome includes a window with the following:
- a CDS encoding phytoene desaturase family protein: MVKEQASTLVSKVGRRYRSNRVDALVEASKIDHVVIGSGIGGLSCAASLAKMGRKVLVLEQHYTAGGFTHSYERNGFEWDVGVHYVGQVGNRLTGPGALFHWMSEGRLAWDSLGEVYDEFIIGGQTYRPPLGKGAYRRFLESHFPNETNAIKQYCHYLFSVERWLPLFFAGKTSSFPGAASIGRTVSKLVPSCYYQTTAEVFNQLTDNVELKAVWSAQWGDLGLPPGQSSFFLHCLIANHYMSGGWYPRGGSSEIARSILPTIEQAGGSVMTYAEVARILATDGAVTGVEMADGYRIACDSVISNCGWFNTQSLLDLPSAKRFSKPMEEKVVESSACHICLYLGFDVDISELGVPKGNRWLHHSADFDQALTAFEEDSTADFPFVYVSSSAARDSTWPVRHPGKSVMELVSVIPKTEFSQWFGSQWGKRDTDYEERKTYWSERLLAVLYQQYPHLKGKVSYYELSTPLSTHHFMKYQDGEIYGLAHTPQRYLQKGLKPKTEIAGLFLTGQDALTSGVVGAAMSGVFSAAEVLGDTYKRQLWRGVKGMLPNAGGWRSMIRQKKAPQS; encoded by the coding sequence ATGGTGAAAGAACAGGCATCAACCTTAGTATCGAAAGTTGGACGAAGATATCGATCAAATCGAGTGGACGCGCTGGTCGAAGCATCAAAGATTGATCATGTGGTGATTGGTTCCGGTATCGGTGGGCTCAGCTGTGCGGCGAGCCTGGCTAAGATGGGACGAAAAGTTCTGGTGTTGGAACAGCATTACACGGCGGGCGGGTTTACTCACAGCTATGAACGAAATGGCTTCGAGTGGGATGTGGGGGTTCATTATGTTGGGCAGGTGGGGAATCGCCTGACCGGACCGGGCGCATTGTTTCATTGGATGTCAGAGGGACGACTGGCCTGGGATAGTCTGGGCGAGGTCTATGATGAATTTATCATTGGCGGGCAAACCTATCGGCCGCCCTTGGGCAAAGGCGCTTATCGTCGATTCCTGGAATCACATTTTCCAAATGAGACTAATGCCATAAAACAGTACTGCCACTACCTGTTTTCTGTTGAGCGTTGGCTACCTTTATTTTTTGCAGGAAAAACATCGTCATTCCCGGGGGCTGCCTCCATCGGTCGAACCGTAAGTAAGCTTGTGCCCTCGTGTTATTACCAGACGACGGCCGAAGTGTTTAATCAATTAACGGATAATGTGGAGCTCAAGGCTGTATGGTCGGCACAATGGGGTGATTTGGGATTGCCGCCAGGTCAATCTTCTTTTTTTCTTCATTGTCTGATTGCCAATCATTATATGAGTGGGGGCTGGTATCCTCGGGGGGGCTCTTCTGAGATTGCTCGATCCATTTTACCGACCATCGAACAGGCGGGTGGATCTGTCATGACCTACGCAGAGGTGGCTCGCATATTAGCGACTGACGGTGCAGTGACCGGGGTAGAAATGGCGGATGGTTACCGTATCGCATGTGATTCGGTGATCAGTAATTGTGGTTGGTTTAACACTCAATCCTTGTTGGATTTACCCTCGGCTAAGCGTTTCAGTAAACCGATGGAAGAGAAGGTGGTTGAGTCGTCAGCCTGTCACATTTGTTTATATCTTGGTTTTGATGTGGATATCTCCGAGTTAGGTGTTCCAAAGGGAAATCGTTGGCTTCATCACTCTGCGGATTTTGATCAAGCTCTGACAGCCTTTGAAGAGGATTCAACGGCTGACTTTCCTTTTGTGTATGTCTCCAGCTCTGCGGCAAGAGACTCCACTTGGCCTGTTCGTCACCCAGGAAAGTCGGTGATGGAGCTGGTGAGTGTAATTCCGAAAACCGAGTTCTCTCAGTGGTTTGGTTCTCAGTGGGGAAAACGGGACACTGACTATGAAGAACGAAAGACCTATTGGAGTGAGCGGTTATTGGCCGTGTTGTATCAGCAATATCCTCATTTAAAAGGGAAGGTGAGTTATTACGAACTCTCTACGCCTTTGTCGACGCATCATTTCATGAAATACCAGGACGGTGAAATTTACGGTTTGGCTCATACGCCCCAGCGTTATCTGCAAAAAGGGCTGAAACCAAAAACGGAAATTGCTGGATTGTTTCTAACCGGACAGGACGCTCTGACCTCTGGTGTGGTTGGTGCAGCTATGTCGGGTGTGTTTAGTGCCGCAGAAGTGTTAGGGGATACGTATAAGCGTCAGTTATGGCGAGGTGTGAAAGGGATGCTACCTAATGCGGGTGGATGGCGTTCGATGATCAGGCAGAAGAAAGCCCCTCAGTCCTAG
- a CDS encoding SelT/SelW/SelH family protein, translating into MAEMKPIISITYCCQCQWLLRAAWMAQELLSTFSDDLGGVTLIPATGGVYQIEIDGQLIWERKRDGGFPDAKLIKQKVRNYAWPERDLGHVDK; encoded by the coding sequence ATGGCCGAAATGAAACCAATTATTAGCATTACTTACTGTTGCCAGTGTCAGTGGTTATTAAGAGCCGCGTGGATGGCTCAGGAACTGCTTTCAACGTTTTCTGACGATCTCGGCGGTGTCACTTTGATACCAGCTACGGGTGGGGTCTATCAAATTGAAATTGATGGTCAGCTTATCTGGGAACGAAAGCGTGATGGCGGGTTTCCTGATGCTAAACTGATCAAACAAAAAGTTCGTAACTACGCATGGCCTGAACGGGATTTAGGACATGTGGATAAATAG